One window of Corynebacterium doosanense CAU 212 = DSM 45436 genomic DNA carries:
- a CDS encoding carboxyltransferase domain-containing protein — MTPVIRRAGSHALLIDLPDLATVMDWHAELSRSPLAGQVDAVAAAQTVLLNFACAADATRAVSLLRDLSPGAASDVTPENIVIDTLYNGEDLAELAEMLGMSTEALIERHTSTTWTAAFGGFAPGFTYCVSESPLDVPRRKSPRTSVPAGSVALAGNFSAVYPRESPGGWQLIGVTEQKMWRSDEQPPALVKPGDTVTYRAVRELAGDVTPPAAKRPAAAHRPVLEVSNAGLQTLVQDLGRPGYGDLGVTESGAADQSAARAANEALGNELGAAVLENIGGLSLTALVDTVVAVTGAQAPVTVGRRVLQLGAPVLLPAGSELTVGAATLGARSYVAVRGGVIAFSELESSATDLLSGLGPVPIRTGDRIATAPAASSIVGAVSNPVRVSELDGHTHAELRVVAGPRDDWFTEGVQALVDTQWTVTEASNRVGLRLAGPEIERGRHEELASEGIVAGSIQIPANGQPVMFHRDHAVTGGYPVIATVVADDLDIAGQLPPGATVNLRLIEL; from the coding sequence ATGACACCCGTCATCCGCCGCGCCGGATCCCACGCCCTGCTCATCGACCTGCCCGACCTGGCCACGGTCATGGACTGGCACGCCGAGCTCTCCCGCTCGCCGCTCGCCGGCCAGGTCGACGCCGTCGCCGCCGCGCAGACCGTGCTGCTCAACTTCGCCTGCGCCGCCGACGCCACCCGGGCCGTGTCGCTACTTCGCGACCTCTCCCCCGGTGCGGCCTCGGACGTGACGCCGGAGAACATCGTCATCGACACCCTGTACAACGGCGAGGACCTCGCCGAGCTGGCGGAGATGCTCGGCATGAGCACCGAGGCGCTCATCGAGCGGCACACCTCCACCACCTGGACCGCAGCCTTCGGCGGGTTCGCCCCCGGGTTCACCTACTGCGTCAGCGAGAGCCCCCTGGACGTGCCGCGCCGCAAGTCCCCGCGCACCTCGGTCCCCGCCGGGTCCGTCGCGCTGGCCGGCAACTTCTCCGCCGTCTACCCCCGCGAATCCCCCGGCGGCTGGCAGCTCATCGGCGTCACCGAGCAGAAGATGTGGCGCTCCGACGAACAGCCCCCTGCGCTGGTCAAGCCGGGCGACACGGTGACCTACCGCGCGGTGCGCGAGCTCGCCGGCGACGTCACTCCCCCGGCGGCCAAGCGCCCCGCCGCCGCGCACCGGCCGGTCCTCGAGGTCTCGAACGCGGGCCTGCAGACCCTCGTTCAGGATCTCGGGCGCCCGGGTTACGGCGACCTCGGCGTCACCGAGTCCGGAGCCGCCGACCAGTCCGCCGCCCGCGCCGCCAACGAGGCACTCGGCAACGAGCTCGGCGCGGCCGTCCTGGAGAACATCGGCGGGCTCTCGCTCACCGCGCTGGTGGACACGGTGGTCGCCGTCACCGGCGCGCAGGCCCCGGTGACCGTCGGCCGGCGCGTGCTCCAGCTCGGCGCTCCGGTCCTGCTCCCCGCCGGTTCCGAACTCACCGTCGGTGCCGCCACCCTGGGCGCGCGCAGCTACGTGGCCGTGCGCGGAGGGGTGATCGCGTTCTCCGAGCTCGAGTCCTCCGCGACCGACCTGCTCTCCGGGCTCGGCCCCGTTCCGATCCGTACAGGCGACCGCATCGCCACCGCCCCCGCGGCCTCGTCCATCGTCGGCGCCGTCTCCAACCCCGTGCGGGTCAGCGAGCTGGACGGCCACACCCACGCGGAGCTCCGCGTGGTCGCCGGGCCGCGGGACGACTGGTTCACGGAGGGCGTGCAGGCGCTCGTCGATACGCAGTGGACCGTGACCGAGGCCTCCAACCGTGTCGGCCTGCGCCTGGCCGGGCCCGAGATCGAACGCGGGCGCCACGAGGAACTCGCCAGCGAGGGCATCGTCGCCGGTTCCATCCAGATCCCCGCCAACGGCCAACCGGTGATGTTCCACCGCGACCACGCCGTCACCGGCGGCTACCCCGTCATCGCCACCGTCGTCGCCGACGACCTCGACATCGCCGGCCAGCTCCCGCCCGGTGCCACCGTGAACCTCCGCCTGATCGAACTCTAA